From Brassica oleracea var. oleracea cultivar TO1000 chromosome C3, BOL, whole genome shotgun sequence, a single genomic window includes:
- the LOC106331919 gene encoding putative H/ACA ribonucleoprotein complex subunit 1-like protein 1, translating to MRPPRGGGSFRGRGGRDGGGRFGGGGGRFGGGGGRFGGGGGRFGGGYRDEGPPSEVIEVATFLHACEGDAVTKLSQGKIPYFNAPIYLENKTQIGKVDEIFGAINESLFSIKMMEGIVATSYAEGDKFYIDPAKLLPLAKFLPQPKGQSMGGRGRGRGASRGRGGFSSRGAPRGRGGFASRGAPRGRGGFRGRGRGGY from the exons ATGAGACCACCACGTGGCGGCGGGAGCTTCAGGGGACGGGGAGGAAGAGATGGCGGCGGACGCTTTGGTGGCGGCGGCGGACGTTTTGGTGGCGGCGGTGGACGCTTTGGTGGCGGCGGTGGACGCTTTGGTGGTGGATATCGTGACGAAGGACCTCCCAGCGAAGTCATTG AAGTTGCAACCTTTCTCCATGCTTGTGAGGGTGATGCTGTGACCAAGCTCTCTCAGGGGAAGATCCCTTACTTCAATGCTCCAATCTACCTTGAAAACAAGACCCAGATTGGGAAAGTAGATGAGATCTTTGGTGCCATTAACGAATCA CTGTTTTCCATCAAGATGATGGAAGGTATTGTAGCTACCTCGTACGCTGAAGGGGATAAGTTCTACATCGACCCTGCTAAGCTATTACCTCTAGCAAAATTCCTTCCTCAACCAAA GGGACAATCTATGGGAGGTCGTGGGAGAGGCAGAGGTGCTTCTAGGGGACGTGGAGGATTCTCTTCCAGAGGTGCTCCCAGGGGGCGTGGAGGATTCGCCTCAAGAGGTGCTCCCAGGGGCCGTGGAGGATTCAGAGGCCGAGGGAGAGGAGGATACTAA
- the LOC106329271 gene encoding napin embryo-specific: MQYLHVIAMQISILTYKLAPRLHSLLKPKLITTKHTQMANKLFLVSATLALFFLLTNASVYRTVVEVDEDDTTNQAGPFRIPKCRKEFQQAQHLRACQQWLHKQAMQPGGGSGPSWTLDGEFDFEDDVENQQQGPQQRPPLLQQCCNELHQEEPLCVCPTLKGASKAVKQQVRQQQGQQMQGQQMQQVISRIYQTATHLPRVCNIRQVSICPFQKTMPGPGFY, translated from the coding sequence ATGCAATATTTACACGTGATCGCCATGCAAATCTCCATTCTCACCTATAAATTAGCGCCTCGGCTTCACTCTTTACTCAAACCAAAACTCATCACTACAAAACATACACAAATGGCGAACAAGCTCTTCCTCGTCTCGGCAACTCTCGCCTTGTTCTTCCTTCTCACCAATGCCTCCGTCTACAGGACGGTTGTGGAAGTCGACGAAGACGATACCACAAACCAAGCCGGTCCATTTAGGATTCCAAAATGTAGGAAGGAGTTTCAGCAAGCACAACACCTAAGAGCTTGCCAGCAATGGCTCCACAAGCAGGCAATGCAGCCCGGTGGTGGTAGTGGTCCAAGCTGGACCCTCGACGGTGAGTTTGATTTTGAAGACGACGTGGAGAACCAACAACAGGGCCCGCAGCAGAGGCCACCGCTGCTCCAGCAGTGCTGCAACGAGCTCCACCAGGAAGAGCCACTTTGCGTTTGCCCAACCTTGAAAGGAGCATCCAAAGCCGTTAAACAACAGGTTCGACAACAACAGGGACAACAAATGCAGGGACAGCAGATGCAGCAAGTAATTAGCCGTATCTACCAGACTGCTACGCACTTACCAAGAGTTTGCAACATCAGGCAAGTTAGCATTTGTCCCTTCCAGAAGACCATGCCTGGGCCCGGCTTCTACTAG
- the LOC106336041 gene encoding uncharacterized protein LOC106336041, with amino-acid sequence MPELRSGARRLRQPNPQAIDQAENIELPRQPATRRRGGGRGRGNAAPPRPTGAAAGRGRGVRLIDLEAEPVVGEPAFNQVAGVAADKDNAMEGGSADKVVGVEEDLSSAPVPERVQVGNSPVYKTERKLGKGGFGQVFVGRRVSGGSDRIGADAVEVALKFEHRNSKGCNFGPPYEWQVYNTLNGCYGVPAVHHKGRQGDFYILVMDMLGPSLWDVWNSSGQSMSPNMVACIAVESISILEKFHMKGFVHGDVKPENFLLGQPGTADEKKLYLIDLGLASKWKDSHSGLHVEYDQRPDVFRGTIRYASVNAHLGRTGSRRDDLESLAYTLIFLLKGRLPWQGFQGDNKSFLVSKKKMSTSAELMCCFCPPPFKLFLEAVTNMKFDEEPNYGKLISLFDTLIEPCALSRPIRIDGALKVGQKRGRLLLNLEEDEQPKKKIRIGSPATQWISVYNGRRPMKQRYHYNVGETRLHQHVQKGNEDGLLISCVASAANLWALIMDAGTGFTSQVYELSPVFLHKDWIMEQWEKNFYISSIAGSDNGSSLVVMSKGTTYSQQSYKVSDSFPFKWINKKWKEDFHVTSMTTAGNRWGVVMSRNSGFSDQVVELDFLYPSDGIHRRWENGYRITSMAATADQAAFILSIPKRKMVDETQETLRTTAFPSTHVKDKWAKNLYIASICYGRTVC; translated from the exons ATGCCAGAGTTAAGAAGCGGAGCACGTAGATTGAGACAACCTAACCCTCAGGCGATTGATCAGGCGGAAAATATTGAGCTTCCTCGTCAGCCTGCAACAAGGAGAAGAGGTGGTGGTAGAGGAAGGGGAAACGCTGCTCCTCCGAGACCCACTGGTGCTGCTGCTGGTAGGGGTCGAGGCGTCAGGTTAATAGATTTAGAGGCAGAGCCTGTAGTAGGTGAACCTGCTTTTAATCAAGTCGCAGGTGTAGCAGCTGATAAGGATAACGCTATGGAAGGTGGTAGCGCTGATAAAGTAGTTGGTGTTGAAGAAGATTTAAGCTCAGCTCCTGTCCCTGAAAGG GTACAAGTTGGAAACTCTCCTGTTTATAAGACTGAAAGGAAGCTCGGTAAGGGAGGCTTTGGTCAAGTTTTTGTTGGTAGAAGGGTGAGTGGTGGCAGCGATAGGATTGGTGCAGATGCAGTTGAG GTGGCTCTGAAATTTGAGCACCGTAATAGCAAAGGATGCAATTTTGGCCCACCTTACGAGTGGCAAGTGTACAA TACGCTCAACGGTTGCTATGGAGTTCCTGCGGTACATCATAAGGGTCGTCAAGGAGATTTTTACATTCTT GTCATGGACATGCTTGGTCCAAGTCTCTGGGATGTTTGGAATTCTTCAGGGCAATC GATGTCTCCTAACATGGTAGCGTGCATTGCAGTTGAGTCCATATCTATTCTTGAGAAGTTTCATATGAAAGG GTTTGTCCATGGAGATGTGAAGCCCGAAAACTTTTTACTGGGTCAACCCGGAACTGCTGATGAGAAAAAACTCTACCTTATCGATCTTGGTCTAG CATCAAAATGGAAAGATTCGCACTCAGGCCTGCATGTTGAATATGACCAAAGACCTGATGTGTTCAG GGGAACAATAAGGTATGCAAGTGTTAATGCACATCTAGGTCGTACTGGAAGCCGGAGAGATGATCTGGAGTCGTTGGCTTATACTTTAATTTTCCTCTTGAAGGGAAGATTGCCATGGCAAGGCTTCCAG GGTGATAACAAGAGCTTTCTTGTTTCCAAGAAAAAGATGTCAACTTCTGCTGAGCTGATGTGCTGTTTCTGTCCACCACCGTTTAAGCTATTCCTCGAGGCAGTCACTAACATGAAGTTCGACGAGGAGCCTAACTATGGGAAGCTTATTTCACTTTTCGACACTCTAATTGAGCCGTGCGCTCTATCTAGACCAATTAGAATTGATGGGGCTCTAAAG GTTGGGCAAAAACGAGGAAGATTGCTTCTTAATCTGGAAGAGGATGAACAGCCGAAGAAGAAAATCAGAATAGGCAGTCCTGCTACTCAATGGATCTCAGTCTATAACGGTCGTCGTCCCATGAAACAGAG ATATCACTACAACGTTGGAGAGACGAGGCTTCACCAGCATGTACAAAAGGGCAATGAAGATGGACTTTTGATTAGCTGTGTAGCATCAGCAGCTAATCTTTGGGCCCTCATTATGGATGCTGGAACTGGGTTTACTTCTCAAGTTTATGAGTTGTCACCGGTCTTCCTTCACAAG GATTGGATAATGGAACAATGGGAAAAGAACTTCTATATAAGCTCCATAGCTGGTTCAGATAACGGGAGCTCGTTAGTTGTTATGTCAAAAG GAACTACATATTCTCAGCAGTCATACAAAGTGAGCGACTCATTTCCATTCAAGTGGATAAATAAGAAGTGGAAAGAAGATTTTCATGTAACCTCCATGACAACTGCTGGTAATCGTTGGGGTGTGGTAATGTCGAGGAACTCTGGCTTCTCTGATCAG GTGGTGGAGCTTGACTTTTTGTACCCAAGCGATGGGATACATAGGAGGTGGGAGAATGGGTATAGAATAACATCAATGGCAGCAACTGCAGATCAAGCAGCTTTCATATTAAGCATACCAAAGCGTAAAATGGTGGATGAAACTCAAGAGACTCTCCGCACCACCGCTTTTCCAAGTACTCATGTCAAG GACAAATGGGCGAAGAATCTGTACATTGCATCAATATGCTATGGCAGGACAGTGTGCTGA